ggcgGCCTGCCGGATGGCTGAGAGCAATATACTGCATGATGCGAACCTGTGGCTGTGCATGACCTGATGGGCATGATACCTTGCTGATATGCActtccaagaccttctcaacatcattATACCCCCTGACCGCGATGAGAACAACGCCACCCTGCATAAACAAGGAGATCCTGTCAGCCAGGCGACGCAGTGTATATAGGATGCCATGGGGCAGCTGGCTCAGCGCAGTCAGCACACAGTGCAACACTATAGGAATAGCATTTATATAATGGCTGTGAGCACAGTGCCTAACTAGATCCTATACTATCTGCTGCAGGTATACATGGATAAGACAAGCATTGTAAAGTATACACAGCtgtggcagcagatcctgctgttTCTTATTTATATACAGACTAAGTAGCTGTAGCAATAAAAAAAGCCAAGCTATATCATGACTGCATGATAGTAGTAGACCTGGCAGTAACTGTGGCAGCTTGCCTGCAGATCTGATGAGGTGGGCAGGTTGCTGGCATTATACCAGAGCCCTGATCTGATCTTGGATACTGATTAACTTGAGGTGTTTATAATGACCCTGTTGGAGACAGCCTGCCTTGATTTCTGTATTAAGCTGCTTaaccagaagaccaaggtgTACAAGTACAAGAGCCTGTTAGTATGTATAATGGTGGTCCTTGGTCGCAgcaagcagggctggcgTGATGCTGACAGCTATCTACTAATCCTCTCATGCATGCTGAAGGTGGCATGCTTTCTTATTATATAGAAGATATTATGGCTCAACCCCCAGTACTGGGATATTATCCAGATATAGGCAGTAGCTGCCAAGCAGGGCTTGTGGGTAGGCAAGGTGGCAGACTAGGAGCTGGCATGGCTGTTTAATAATGAAGGGTATACCAAGGCCTTGTCCCTGTCAAGTCTGTTGAGCCTAGAGACTATATCTGCATCCCAAGGCTGTATAATTGGCTGTATTTGATCACAGTTATTTCAGACCAGTATTGACTAGATAGTGTAGTAATTTATGGTCTATGGCCAGTACAGCCCTGTCAAAGTACTGCTCAACTGGCATATATATAGGCTGAAGGTACACTACAACACCATAGCACCAGGATATGTGATATGGATGGGCCAGGAGCGGCTGCTGTACAAGCAGATAGACTTCACTATAGGCCAGTTTTGCAGTTTTGTATATGGTGTAGTTGTGGCTGCATAAGAGCTGATGGCAGGCCTGCTGTGCCAGCCTAATTACTAGTAATAGCCAGCTATCCCATAGGATTACCTATTTAATAATCTAACTAAAGATACTGTAGACtagagcttcctgcaggatgcTTGTATACTATAGCCTATAACAGGGAAGATATGGCTGGTTAACCAGATTAGTACTAAACTAGCTATTACTTAAGCCTTTATTACCCAGGGTACTGTCAGTATAAACAAGGTATAGAAGTACTTTTAGCAGGTTGTATGATTtaaagagaagctggcagtGGCTGTGTATCTTACCAGCAGGGTACTAGTATATATACCTGAGCTGCTGAGTATCCAGTATATTAATACTAATAATAACTGGCATCACAACATCTTTATTAAGGACAGCCTTGTCATATTTGTGATGGTGTACTATAAGGGGTTTTATGTGAGCAATGATGTCAAGATCATCTACTAGTACCTGCCTTACAAAGTAGGTAAGCTTGTTGTATAGTACTtatggctggtgctgctattTGTGCGCCAGCTTGTAGTAACATAGTACCAGGTAATATTTAGCAGTACCAGCCAGGGCAGTAATACCAGCAAGCTGATAATACACTATAGCCTATATCTATAGGGGCTAGATATCAGCACAGGTTATAAATAGTCCAGTAAGTACCTGTacaaggtgctgaagcaGGTAAATAAGACCAGTATCAGTACCTAGTATCTGCTAAATATTACTaattattataatattactaTTGGCATCAGCTGTTAAttcctatatatatcaagtaTATTCCTGAACAATATCCAGGCCAAGTACAAGCAGGCAATGGCTGCCCTGGAGGCAGACAAGGACCTTAATAAGATAGGCAATATTATAGATAAGTAGGTAGGGTACTTGCCCTATATAgtagtaataatatatagGCATGAGAGTAGTAAGCTTACTAGCAGTATGACAATGCACCAGCTGCAGTTTCAAGCATTAAGTACTAACTAGCATTACTTTCTAGGGTTTCCAGACCTGCTACCAGTCAATATAGTACTAGGCAAGTATACCAACCTGtaggaggagcaggctgttAACTATCAGGAGCAACAGCAATAGTAGCTGGCCTAGACAGACATAGTACAGGCATTGTAGTATATAATAGGATGGTCTGTACTGTAGTTGCACAGGGTACAGGTACTAGTACTAAAGGTAATCCAGGACAGTACTAGTCCTGTAGTTGTAATTATACCTATAGGTAGTAGCAAGAGCA
This sequence is a window from Aspergillus nidulans FGSC A4 chromosome IV. Protein-coding genes within it:
- a CDS encoding uncharacterized protein (transcript_id=CADANIAT00000997) — its product is MTLLETACLDFCIKLLNQKTKVYKYKSLLKILWLNPQYWDIIQI
- a CDS encoding uncharacterized protein (transcript_id=CADANIAT00000998) gives rise to the protein MSRSSTSTCLTNPAKYKQAMAALEADKDLNKIGNIIDKHESILGKYTNLVQVLVLKT